One part of the Prunus persica cultivar Lovell chromosome G5, Prunus_persica_NCBIv2, whole genome shotgun sequence genome encodes these proteins:
- the LOC18778110 gene encoding glucan endo-1,3-beta-glucosidase 12 yields MATTTLPLLLLVIVSSFQNAVVSGVGINYGTLGNNLPSPKRVAQLLQATLIDKVKIYDTNPEILQAFSNTGIDLIVAVENSHVSNISTDVAAADEWFATRVLPFIPATSITAIAVGNEYLTTTTAATKSDKDPQVDPTALVQAMQNLHAVLIARGLERKIKVTTPHSMAVLASSFPPSSSTFATNLVPTMTSIAAFLADTGAPFMVNAYPYFAYRDNPDMVNLQYALLGNSTSNGVRDPKGYTYTNMLDAQIDAVRAAIDALGLGHRTVEIMVSESGWPSKGDTGDIAATPENAKTYNTRLIERAQSNKGTPMKPNDKVEVFVFALFNENKKEGGATERNFGIFNGDGSKVYEVDLSCKFCSNDGNGNGGGFGFGEKVSGVIRGPSVWCVAKPHADEKVLQAVLDFCCGGGGVDCREIYENGDCFEPQKLLAHASYAMNAYYQMHGRNYWNCDFKGTGLVTFSDPTYGRCRYPQQ; encoded by the exons ATGGCCACCACCACCCTCCCACTCCTCCTCTTAGTAATTGTAAGCTCGTTCCAAAACGCGGTGGTTTCCGGTGTGGGCATAAACTACGGGACTCTCGGAAACAACCTGCCATCACCAAAGAGAGTAGCTCAGCTCCTCCAGGCCACTCTCATAGACAAGGTCAAAATCTATGACACCAACCCCGAAATCCTCCAGGCCTTTTCCAACACAGGCATCGACCTAATCGTCGCCGTCGAGAACAGCCATGTCTCCAACATCAGCACCGACGTGGCTGCTGCGGACGAGTGGTTTGCCACTCGTGTCCTGCCCTTCATTCCTGCCACTTCCATCACAGCCATTGCTGTAGGAAATGAATACTTAACCACAACAACAGCTGCTACAAAAAGTGACAAAGATCCCCAAGTGGACCCCACAGCTCTGGTCCAGGCAATGCAGAACTTGCACGCAGTGCTCATAGCCCGAGGGCTGGAGCGCAAGATCAAGGTCACCACCCCACACAGCATGGCCGTTCTAGCATCCTCATTTCCTCCTTCATCCTCAACTTTTGCCACAAATCTTGTGCCAACTATGACCTCCATAGCTGCCTTCTTGGCGGACACTGGCGCCCCTTTTATGGTCAATGCCTACCCTTACTTCGCATACCGGGACAACCCCGACATGGTCAATCTACAATACGCATTGCTAGGGAACTCAACCTCAAACGGTGTGCGTGACCCGAAAGGGTACACGTACACCAACATGCTGGATGCTCAGATTGATGCTGTTCGAGCCGCCATTGATGCACTCGGACTTGGACACCGGACCGTGGAGATCATGGTGTCTGAATCCGGGTGGCCATCCAAGGGTGACACCGGGGATATAGCCGCTACGCCGGAAAATGCCAAGACTTATAACACTAGGTTGATTGAGCGTGCCCAGTCTAACAAAGGGACACCCATGAAGCCTAATGACAAGGTTGAGGTATTTGTGTTTGCTTTGTTTAATGAGAACAAGAAGGAAGGGGGCGCGACAGAGAGAAATTTCGGGATTTTTAACGGGGACGGTTCGAAGGTGTACGAAGTGGATTTGAGCTGCAAATTTTGCAGCAACGATGGCAACGGAAATGGAGGAGGATTTGGGTTTGGTGAGAAAGTATCGGGTGTGATAAGGGGTCCATCTGTTTGGTGTGTTGCTAAGCCCCATGCTGATGAGAAGGTGCTTCAAGCTGTGTTGGATTTTTGctgtggaggtggtggtgtgGATTGCAGAGAGATCTATGAGAATGGTGATTGTTTTGAGCCTCAGAAGCTTCTTGCTCATGCATCTTATGCTATGAATGCCTACTATCAGATGCATGGCAGAAACTACTGGAATTGTGACTTCAAGGGCACTGGCTTAGTTACTTTCAGTGATCCAA CTTATGGGAGATGCCGGTATCCTCAACAGTAA